The DNA window CGTCGATTATCTGGAACCTCAGCACCTGGTACGTCGGACTGCCCCTATCGAGTTCGCACACGCTGATTGGCGCGCTGATCGGCGCGAGTCTGGGCTTTTCGACGTACTACGGTGGCAATGTTAACTGGGCGCAGGCGAAGGAAATTGGTCTGTCGCTGCTACTGTCGCCTATCATCGGCTTCGTCGGCTCGTTGCTGCTGCTCTACGGGGAAAAGAAAGTGCTGAAAAACAGCCTGTTGTTTCGTGCCCCCAGCCACGACCACGAACACCCGCCCCTTCCCATCCGGCTGCTACTGGTGACGACCTGTACGCTGGTCAGCTTTTTTCACGGCAGCAACGATGGTCAGAAAGGCGTCGGCCTGCTGATGCTGGTCCTGATCACGTTCCTGCCCGCCCGCTTCGCGCTAAATCCAGACACGTCGCCCACGCAACTTAACACGCTGCTACTGAACACGGAACAACTGCTCCACCAAACCCGCCCATCGACACCCACACAGGCCACCCGCCTGACGCAGGCCGAACGGGCCACCAGCCAGCTACGCCAGCAGGTACGGCAGCATCAGGGGCAGCAAACACGGGAACAGTACGCGCTCCGGCGGGAATTTCAGCACCTGACCACTCAGTTGAAAACGATTACCGACGAATCAAATACGGCCCTACCGGCGGACGTTCGGGCACGGCTGAATGAACAGATCAGGCAATTGGATAAGGCTACCGATTTTGCGCCCATTTGGGTACTGGTAGCTATTTCGCTGTCGCTGGGACTGGGAACAATGATCGGCTGGCGACGCATTGTAACGACCATCGGCGAACGGATCGGCAACGAACACCTGACATATGCCGAAGGCGCTACCGCCGAATTGGTTGCGGCCAGCACGATTGGGCTGAGTACGCTGGCCGGTTTACCCGTCAGTACCACCCACGTGCTGTCGAGCGGGGTAGCCGGGGCAATGGTCGCGTCGGGTGGTACGAAAAATCTGAATTACGGCACGCTGCGAAATATTGCCGTTGCGTGGCTCCTCACCGTACCGGCCGCCATCGGGCTGGCCTACGCCTTATTTCTGGCCTTTCACCGGTGGTTGTAACCTACAGGGCCGGACGGCGCAGCGGTATCCAGTTGGGTAATGGTAGCCGGAAAAACAGCCACAGCCCGATACTGACCAGCAGGGCCATGTTCAGACAGGCCAGATCGGCAACCGTCAGGTAAAGAGCGTCGGGTACGTCGAACACGTAATAGCCGGGGTAGCGGTAGCTGTCGGCGTAACGCTGGAGCGTTGTGGTATAAACCCGACCCGAGGTTATTTCCAGAAACGTGGTGAGCGTACACAGCCCGACAACGCTGA is part of the Spirosoma rhododendri genome and encodes:
- a CDS encoding inorganic phosphate transporter, with protein sequence MLCLLLDTTLPFVGAVTLSGLSFTLFCICVLAVLGFEVINGFHDTANAVATVIYTNTLKPTVAIIWSGFWNFIGVFVIGTAVAMSLLKLVPLDAFIRLPVHVGASLVLAVLMASIIWNLSTWYVGLPLSSSHTLIGALIGASLGFSTYYGGNVNWAQAKEIGLSLLLSPIIGFVGSLLLLYGEKKVLKNSLLFRAPSHDHEHPPLPIRLLLVTTCTLVSFFHGSNDGQKGVGLLMLVLITFLPARFALNPDTSPTQLNTLLLNTEQLLHQTRPSTPTQATRLTQAERATSQLRQQVRQHQGQQTREQYALRREFQHLTTQLKTITDESNTALPADVRARLNEQIRQLDKATDFAPIWVLVAISLSLGLGTMIGWRRIVTTIGERIGNEHLTYAEGATAELVAASTIGLSTLAGLPVSTTHVLSSGVAGAMVASGGTKNLNYGTLRNIAVAWLLTVPAAIGLAYALFLAFHRWL